A genomic segment from Pseudomonas sp. M30-35 encodes:
- a CDS encoding ABC transporter ATP-binding protein — translation MSLLDIKNLSVRFGDANAVPVVDGLDISVDKGEVLAIVGESGSGKSVTMMALMGLVEAPGKVKADSLQFDGTDMLRLKGKQRRHIIGKDLSMIFQDPMTSLNPSFTVGFQIEEVLHQHMGLKGKAARQRALELLEKVEIPGAASRLEAYPHQLSGGMSQRVAIAMAIAAEPKLLIADEPTTALDVTIQAQIMELLLNLQREQDMALVLITHDLAVVAETAQRVCVMYAGQAVEVGTVPELFNTPTHPYTEALLKAIPEHSLGAERLSTLPGIVPGRYDRPQGCLLSPRCPYVQEQCRQQRPQLEPHAQGAVRCFFPLNLTSEVA, via the coding sequence ATGAGCTTGCTTGATATTAAAAATCTCAGCGTGCGCTTCGGCGACGCGAATGCCGTTCCGGTTGTGGATGGCCTCGACATCAGTGTCGACAAAGGCGAAGTGCTGGCGATTGTTGGCGAGTCTGGTTCAGGTAAATCGGTGACCATGATGGCGCTGATGGGCTTGGTTGAAGCACCGGGCAAGGTCAAAGCTGACAGCCTGCAGTTTGACGGCACCGACATGCTGCGCCTTAAAGGCAAACAGCGCCGCCACATCATCGGTAAAGATTTATCGATGATTTTCCAAGACCCAATGACCTCACTCAACCCAAGCTTCACTGTCGGCTTTCAGATTGAAGAAGTCCTGCACCAGCACATGGGCCTGAAAGGCAAAGCTGCGCGCCAACGGGCGCTGGAGTTACTTGAAAAGGTTGAGATACCGGGCGCAGCCAGTCGTCTCGAAGCCTATCCGCATCAACTGTCTGGCGGTATGAGCCAACGGGTTGCGATTGCCATGGCGATAGCCGCCGAACCGAAACTGCTGATTGCCGATGAACCGACCACCGCCCTTGATGTAACCATTCAAGCGCAGATCATGGAGCTGTTACTCAATCTGCAGCGTGAGCAAGACATGGCGCTGGTACTGATCACCCACGACCTTGCGGTGGTTGCCGAAACCGCCCAGCGCGTGTGCGTCATGTACGCAGGCCAAGCGGTGGAAGTCGGTACGGTACCGGAGTTATTCAACACCCCCACTCACCCGTACACCGAGGCGCTGCTCAAGGCAATCCCCGAGCACTCACTCGGCGCCGAGCGTTTATCGACATTGCCGGGTATCGTTCCGGGTCGCTACGACCGGCCGCAAGGCTGCTTGCTATCGCCGCGCTGCCCCTATGTGCAGGAGCAATGTCGCCAGCAACGACCGCAACTCGAACCCCATGCGCAAGGCGCTGTGCGTTGCTTCTTCCCGCTTAATCTGACTTCGGAGGTAGCTTGA
- a CDS encoding TonB-dependent receptor plug domain-containing protein produces the protein MVGQQDAYRVASANDTFTALLRETPKSVTIVSEQVIKDTGSLSLADALRTTSGITFGTGEGGNPAAGRTALLSTNLHF, from the coding sequence TTGGTTGGTCAGCAAGATGCCTACAGGGTTGCGTCTGCCAACGACACGTTCACCGCGCTGCTGCGCGAAACGCCCAAGAGCGTCACTATTGTTTCTGAGCAGGTGATCAAGGACACCGGCTCACTCAGCCTGGCCGATGCGTTGCGCACCACCTCCGGTATCACCTTTGGCACGGGTGAGGGTGGCAACCCTGCTGCCGGTCGTACAGCTTTGCTGAGTACTAATTTGCACTTCTGA
- a CDS encoding ABC transporter substrate-binding protein produces the protein MRKNAVIQAMLVAGLIASAPFAQAASNLVFCSEGSPAGFDPALYTTGTDFDAAAETVFNRLTQFERGGTTVIPGLAEKWDISNDGLTYTFHLRPGVKFHTTSYFKPSREFDADDVLFTFHRMLNKDDPFRKAYPTEFPYFTDMGMDQNIAKIDKVDDMTVRFTLNTVDAAFVQNLAMSFASIQSAEYAAQLLKEGKASDINQKPIGTGPFVFKRYQKDAQIRFTGNKEYWNPDDVKIDNLIFAINTDASVRMQKLKAGECQVSVYPRPADLESLKADAKLQLPDQAGFNLGYIAYNIEHPPFDKLEVRQALDMAVNKQAIINAVYQGAGQLAVNSIPPTQWSYDDTIKDAAFDPEKAKQLLKDAGVKEGTEITLWAMPVQRPYNPNAKLMAEMLQADWAKIGIKARIVSYEWGEYNKRAKAGEHDALLIGWTGDNGDPDNWLGVLYGCDSIGGNNYSRWCDKDFDGLVKKAKTLNDKDERSKLYMQAQHILKDNVPITPVAHSTVFQPMSKSVKGFKISPFGLNSFYGVSVEK, from the coding sequence ATGCGTAAGAATGCCGTCATCCAGGCAATGCTGGTCGCTGGGCTGATCGCCAGTGCGCCATTTGCTCAGGCTGCAAGCAATCTAGTCTTTTGTTCAGAAGGCAGCCCCGCAGGTTTTGACCCTGCGCTATACACCACAGGCACCGACTTTGATGCGGCCGCCGAGACCGTATTCAACCGTCTGACTCAGTTTGAACGTGGCGGCACCACGGTAATTCCTGGTCTTGCTGAGAAATGGGATATTTCCAATGACGGCCTGACCTACACCTTTCATCTACGCCCTGGGGTGAAGTTTCATACCACCAGCTACTTCAAGCCAAGCCGCGAGTTTGATGCAGACGACGTGCTGTTCACCTTCCATCGCATGCTCAACAAAGACGATCCATTTCGTAAAGCTTACCCAACAGAATTCCCTTACTTCACCGACATGGGCATGGATCAAAACATTGCCAAAATCGACAAAGTCGATGACATGACCGTGCGTTTCACCCTCAATACAGTAGACGCTGCGTTCGTCCAGAACCTCGCCATGAGCTTCGCCTCTATTCAGTCCGCCGAATATGCCGCGCAACTGTTGAAAGAGGGCAAAGCCAGCGACATCAACCAGAAGCCAATCGGCACGGGGCCGTTCGTATTCAAGCGTTATCAGAAAGATGCGCAGATTCGTTTCACCGGCAACAAGGAATACTGGAACCCGGATGATGTGAAGATCGACAACCTGATCTTCGCCATCAATACCGATGCATCAGTGCGCATGCAAAAGCTTAAGGCTGGTGAATGCCAGGTCAGCGTGTACCCACGCCCTGCGGATCTCGAATCGCTGAAGGCCGATGCCAAGCTGCAACTACCGGATCAAGCGGGTTTCAACCTCGGTTATATCGCCTACAACATTGAGCACCCGCCATTCGACAAGCTCGAAGTGCGTCAGGCGCTGGACATGGCGGTCAACAAACAGGCCATCATCAATGCGGTGTACCAAGGTGCAGGCCAACTGGCCGTCAACAGCATCCCGCCAACTCAATGGTCTTACGACGACACCATCAAGGATGCGGCCTTCGACCCAGAGAAAGCCAAACAACTGCTCAAGGATGCCGGCGTTAAAGAAGGCACTGAAATCACTTTGTGGGCCATGCCAGTACAGCGTCCCTACAACCCTAACGCCAAGTTGATGGCTGAAATGCTTCAGGCTGACTGGGCCAAGATCGGGATCAAGGCCAGAATCGTCAGCTATGAGTGGGGCGAGTACAACAAGCGCGCCAAAGCTGGTGAACACGACGCTCTGCTGATTGGTTGGACCGGCGACAATGGTGACCCGGACAACTGGCTGGGCGTGCTCTACGGCTGTGACTCAATCGGTGGCAACAACTACAGCCGCTGGTGCGACAAAGACTTCGACGGTTTGGTCAAGAAGGCCAAAACGCTCAACGATAAGGACGAGCGCAGCAAGCTTTACATGCAAGCGCAGCACATCCTCAAGGACAACGTGCCAATCACCCCAGTGGCACACTCAACCGTCTTCCAGCCGATGAGCAAATCGGTAAAAGGCTTCAAAATCAGTCCATTCGGCCTTAACTCGTTCTACGGCGTCAGCGTCGAGAAATAA
- a CDS encoding peptide ABC transporter ATP-binding protein has product MSAPTTNSVLSARDLTRHYSVSTGLFQPNATVQALNGVSFELAAGKTLAVVGESGCGKSTLARALTLIEEPSSGSLQIAGQEVTGASKAQRKQLRRDVQMVFQNPYASLNPRQKIGDQLAEPLVINTSLSKDERREKVQAMMQQVGLRPEHYQRYPHMFSGGQRQRIALARAMMLTPKVLVADEPTSALDVSIQAQVLNLFMDLQEELNTGYVFISHNLSVVRHVADDVLVMYLGRPAEMGPSEHIYQRPLHPYTKALLSATPAIHPDPNKPKIKISGELPNPLNPPTGCAFHKRCPYATEQCEIERPELRLLDSRQVACHHAEAINS; this is encoded by the coding sequence ATGAGCGCGCCTACAACTAACAGCGTGTTATCTGCTCGCGACCTCACTCGTCATTATTCGGTGTCCACCGGCTTGTTCCAGCCCAACGCCACGGTACAGGCACTCAATGGCGTCTCGTTTGAATTAGCCGCGGGCAAAACGCTGGCGGTTGTCGGTGAATCCGGCTGCGGTAAATCAACTCTGGCGCGGGCGTTGACCCTAATTGAGGAGCCCAGCTCGGGCTCGCTGCAAATTGCCGGTCAAGAAGTCACCGGCGCCAGCAAAGCCCAACGCAAACAGCTGCGCCGCGACGTGCAAATGGTTTTCCAAAACCCTTATGCATCGTTGAATCCACGGCAGAAAATCGGCGATCAACTGGCCGAGCCGCTGGTAATCAACACATCATTATCGAAAGATGAACGCCGCGAAAAAGTCCAGGCGATGATGCAACAGGTCGGATTACGCCCAGAGCATTACCAGCGCTATCCGCATATGTTTTCCGGTGGCCAACGTCAGCGTATCGCCCTCGCCCGCGCCATGATGCTGACGCCCAAGGTTTTGGTTGCAGATGAGCCAACCTCCGCGCTGGATGTGTCGATCCAAGCCCAGGTCCTTAACCTGTTTATGGACCTGCAAGAAGAGCTCAATACCGGTTATGTATTTATCTCGCACAACCTCTCAGTGGTGCGCCACGTAGCCGACGATGTATTGGTGATGTACCTCGGCAGGCCAGCGGAGATGGGCCCCAGCGAGCACATTTATCAACGCCCGCTGCATCCATACACCAAGGCACTGCTGTCCGCGACGCCAGCAATTCATCCAGACCCGAACAAGCCAAAGATCAAGATCAGTGGCGAACTACCTAACCCGCTCAACCCGCCGACAGGTTGCGCGTTCCACAAGCGCTGCCCGTATGCGACAGAGCAATGTGAAATCGAGCGCCCGGAACTGCGTCTGCTCGATTCACGGCAAGTGGCTTGCCATCACGCCGAAGCCATCAACAGCTAA
- a CDS encoding ABC transporter permease subunit codes for MTITNSLPAVDQSLLYPSPLKEFWQAFAHNKGAVAGLMFMILIVFCALFAPWVAPYNPSEQFRDFLLTPPSWLEGGQWQFLLGTDELGRDLLSRLIHGARLSLMIGLASVLMSMIPGIFLGLVAGFFPRLLGPGIMRLMDVMLALPSLLLAVAIVAILGPGLINTVIAIAIVSLPSYVRLTRAAVMVELNRDYVTAARLADASLPRLMFITVLPNCMAPLIVQATLSFSSAILDAAALGFLGLGVQPPTPEWGTMLASARDYIERAWWVVTMPGLAILLSVLAINLMGDGLRDALDPKLKNAV; via the coding sequence ATGACTATAACCAACTCCCTCCCGGCGGTTGATCAGAGCTTGCTCTACCCCTCGCCACTAAAAGAATTCTGGCAAGCCTTCGCCCACAACAAAGGCGCAGTGGCTGGCTTGATGTTCATGATCCTGATTGTGTTCTGTGCATTGTTTGCGCCGTGGGTCGCGCCGTATAACCCGAGCGAGCAGTTTCGCGACTTCCTGCTGACGCCGCCGTCATGGCTCGAAGGTGGCCAGTGGCAGTTCTTGCTGGGCACCGATGAGCTCGGCCGTGATCTGCTTTCGCGATTGATTCACGGGGCACGCTTGTCACTGATGATCGGCTTGGCATCAGTACTGATGTCGATGATCCCCGGTATTTTTCTAGGACTTGTCGCGGGTTTCTTCCCACGGCTATTGGGCCCTGGGATCATGCGCTTGATGGATGTAATGCTGGCCCTGCCCTCGTTGCTGCTGGCGGTGGCGATTGTTGCCATCCTCGGCCCTGGCTTGATCAATACCGTGATCGCGATTGCCATTGTCTCGCTGCCTTCGTACGTGCGTCTGACCCGCGCGGCAGTAATGGTTGAACTGAACCGTGACTATGTAACTGCTGCACGCTTGGCTGACGCCAGCTTACCCCGCCTGATGTTCATTACGGTGCTGCCGAACTGCATGGCACCCTTGATTGTGCAGGCAACCCTGAGCTTTTCTTCGGCGATTCTCGATGCAGCCGCACTGGGCTTCCTTGGCCTTGGCGTGCAACCGCCAACGCCTGAGTGGGGCACCATGCTGGCGTCTGCGCGCGACTACATTGAGCGCGCGTGGTGGGTTGTCACCATGCCCGGCTTGGCCATTTTGCTCAGCGTGCTGGCAATCAACTTGATGGGCGACGGTTTGCGCGATGCGCTAGACCCGAAACTCAAGAACGCAGTGTGA
- a CDS encoding Fe2+-dependent dioxygenase, which translates to MLLHIPAVFNREEITRIREALEAAAWVDGKVTAGHQSAKAKNNLQLAEDSPLAKEISQAMLERLWNNPLFMSAALPNKVFPPLFNCYRSGDDFGYHIDNAVRQVKGSVERVRTDLSSTLFFSDPDEYDGGELTIQDTYGVQKVKLPAGDLVLYPASSLHKVAAVTRGSRFASFFWTQSLVREDSQRSLLFEMDNAIQQLSRDVPEHPSLTQLTGTYHNLLRRWAEV; encoded by the coding sequence ATGCTTTTGCATATACCCGCCGTGTTCAACCGCGAAGAAATCACGCGTATTCGTGAGGCGCTCGAAGCCGCTGCATGGGTGGATGGCAAAGTCACTGCGGGGCATCAATCGGCAAAGGCGAAAAACAATCTGCAACTCGCAGAAGACAGCCCGCTGGCGAAGGAGATCAGCCAAGCCATGCTTGAGCGCTTGTGGAATAACCCGCTGTTTATGTCTGCCGCCTTGCCCAACAAAGTGTTCCCGCCGCTGTTCAACTGCTATCGTTCTGGCGACGACTTTGGCTACCACATCGACAACGCCGTGCGGCAGGTCAAAGGCTCGGTCGAACGGGTGCGTACAGACCTGTCTTCCACCTTGTTTTTCAGTGACCCCGATGAATACGACGGCGGCGAGCTGACAATCCAAGACACCTACGGCGTGCAAAAGGTCAAGCTACCAGCAGGTGACCTGGTGCTCTATCCGGCGAGCAGCCTGCACAAAGTTGCTGCCGTCACCCGTGGTTCACGTTTTGCCTCCTTCTTCTGGACCCAAAGTTTGGTCCGTGAAGACAGCCAGCGCAGCTTACTCTTCGAGATGGATAACGCCATACAGCAGCTCAGCCGTGATGTACCTGAGCACCCATCGTTGACGCAACTGACTGGCACCTATCACAACCTGTTGCGGCGCTGGGCTGAGGTTTAG
- a CDS encoding ABC transporter substrate-binding protein, with translation MPNPRSQLLFSLLLLGSSLGASVVEAANKDSLIVCTEASPEGFDVVQYTAAVTADASAETVLERLVRFAPGTTDIEPALAERWDISEDGLSYTFHLRKNVRFHHAETFKPTRDFNADDVLWSFNRQLDPDHPWHDQALRGYPYAESMGMASIIQRIDKLDEHSVRFTLNHPEAPFLADMAMGFASIYSAEYADQLLAQNNSKQLNSHPIGTGPFVFDRYSKDSQVRYHANPEYWDGVPAIKKLLFAITPDPNVRIQQLKADACQIALYPRPTDIAALKTSPGVKVQALDSLLTAYVAINTRRPPLDDVRVRRAINMAFDKAAYVRAQYGEGGATPAVAPYPPTLWGHDAQLLGWPHDVKRARQLLEESGHTEGFKLSIWTRPGGGPTNPNPGIGAQMLQADLATIGITADIRVFEWGELIKRAKNGEHDLVFMGWAGDNGDPDNFLTPNLSCAAAKSGENMSGWCDKDFNALLQEARRVSPRPQRAALYREALSIFQDQAPWIALAYPKQFTALRSNVQGFVQSPMGSNNFAKVSLKP, from the coding sequence ATGCCAAACCCTAGATCACAATTATTGTTTAGCCTGCTTTTGCTCGGCAGCAGCCTTGGCGCAAGCGTGGTTGAAGCCGCCAACAAAGACAGTCTGATTGTCTGCACCGAAGCCAGCCCGGAAGGTTTTGATGTGGTGCAATACACTGCAGCAGTGACGGCCGATGCTTCGGCTGAAACAGTGCTTGAGCGACTGGTCCGGTTCGCTCCGGGCACCACCGATATAGAGCCTGCACTGGCCGAGCGTTGGGATATTTCCGAAGACGGCCTGAGCTACACCTTCCACCTGCGCAAGAACGTTAGATTTCATCACGCCGAAACATTCAAGCCGACGCGCGATTTCAATGCCGACGATGTGCTCTGGAGTTTCAACCGCCAGTTAGATCCAGATCACCCCTGGCACGACCAGGCGTTGCGCGGCTATCCCTATGCAGAATCAATGGGCATGGCCAGCATTATTCAGCGCATCGACAAGCTTGACGAGCACAGCGTTCGCTTCACCCTGAACCACCCCGAAGCACCGTTCCTTGCCGATATGGCGATGGGCTTTGCCTCGATCTATTCCGCCGAGTACGCCGACCAGCTACTTGCACAAAACAACAGCAAACAACTCAACAGCCATCCCATTGGCACTGGGCCGTTTGTATTTGATCGCTACAGTAAAGACTCCCAAGTCCGCTATCACGCGAACCCGGAATACTGGGACGGTGTACCGGCAATCAAAAAGCTGTTGTTCGCCATCACCCCTGATCCAAATGTGCGCATTCAACAACTAAAGGCCGACGCCTGCCAGATTGCGCTGTATCCACGACCGACCGATATTGCGGCACTAAAAACCAGCCCCGGGGTAAAGGTTCAGGCACTGGACTCATTGCTCACCGCTTATGTAGCCATCAACACCCGGCGCCCACCGCTGGATGATGTGCGCGTACGCCGTGCAATTAATATGGCCTTCGATAAGGCCGCTTATGTACGCGCACAGTATGGTGAAGGCGGCGCGACACCCGCTGTTGCGCCTTATCCGCCGACACTCTGGGGCCACGATGCACAACTGCTTGGCTGGCCGCATGATGTAAAACGTGCGCGGCAACTGCTTGAGGAGTCGGGCCACACCGAGGGGTTCAAACTGTCTATCTGGACCCGTCCAGGTGGCGGCCCGACTAATCCCAACCCCGGTATCGGCGCACAAATGCTGCAGGCAGACCTCGCCACAATCGGCATCACCGCTGATATTCGCGTGTTTGAATGGGGTGAGCTAATCAAGCGCGCCAAGAACGGCGAGCACGATTTGGTGTTTATGGGCTGGGCTGGCGACAACGGCGACCCGGACAACTTCCTTACTCCCAATCTGTCGTGCGCCGCCGCAAAGTCGGGTGAAAACATGTCCGGCTGGTGCGACAAAGACTTTAATGCACTGCTCCAAGAGGCGCGCCGGGTTAGCCCTCGCCCGCAACGTGCAGCGCTGTATCGCGAAGCATTATCAATATTTCAGGATCAAGCGCCATGGATTGCCCTCGCCTACCCGAAACAGTTCACCGCCCTGCGCAGCAATGTACAGGGCTTTGTACAAAGCCCGATGGGTTCAAATAACTTTGCCAAAGTGAGCCTCAAGCCCTAA
- a CDS encoding ABC transporter permease subunit, whose product MLSFIARRLGLLIPTFFGVTLLTFALIRMIPGDPVEVMMGERRVDPALHAEALHRLGLDKPLYAQYFDYIGNLAQGDLGESLRTRESVWHEFITLFPATLELSLAALLFAGTLGLTAGVIAALKRGSLFDHGVMGISLAGYSMPIFWWGLLLIMFFSVWLGWTPVSGRINLLYDIEPRTGFMLIDTLLSDEEGSFIDALQHLILPAIVLGTIPLAVIARMTRSAMLEVLREDYVRTARAKGLSPTRVVFVHGLRNALIPVLTVIGLQVGTLLAGAVLTETIFSWPGVGKWLIESIGARDYPVVQNGILLIACLVIMVNFVVDILYGLANPRIRHQR is encoded by the coding sequence ATGTTGTCTTTTATTGCCAGGCGTCTGGGACTACTGATCCCAACCTTCTTCGGCGTTACCCTACTGACCTTCGCGTTAATTCGGATGATTCCCGGTGACCCGGTCGAAGTGATGATGGGCGAGCGACGTGTCGACCCCGCACTGCACGCCGAAGCGCTACACCGACTGGGCCTCGACAAACCCTTGTATGCCCAATACTTCGATTACATTGGCAATCTCGCACAGGGCGACCTGGGTGAATCCCTGCGCACTCGCGAAAGTGTCTGGCATGAGTTCATCACCCTATTTCCCGCGACCCTTGAACTGTCGCTGGCGGCCTTGTTGTTTGCTGGCACGCTTGGGCTAACTGCCGGAGTGATTGCAGCGCTGAAACGGGGCTCGTTGTTCGATCACGGCGTCATGGGCATATCACTGGCCGGTTACTCCATGCCGATTTTCTGGTGGGGTCTGCTGCTGATCATGTTCTTCTCGGTCTGGCTCGGCTGGACGCCGGTGTCCGGGCGTATCAACTTGCTTTACGACATCGAACCGCGCACCGGCTTTATGCTGATCGACACCCTGCTCTCGGATGAAGAAGGCTCGTTTATCGATGCCCTGCAACACCTGATTCTGCCAGCAATCGTGCTCGGCACTATTCCGCTGGCGGTTATCGCCCGCATGACCCGCTCGGCAATGCTCGAAGTTCTGCGTGAAGATTACGTGCGAACCGCCCGCGCCAAAGGCCTGTCACCCACCCGCGTGGTATTCGTTCACGGCCTGCGTAACGCGCTGATACCGGTACTCACGGTGATTGGTTTACAGGTCGGCACATTGCTGGCTGGCGCGGTGTTGACTGAGACTATTTTCTCCTGGCCCGGTGTCGGTAAATGGCTGATCGAGTCGATTGGCGCACGTGACTATCCGGTGGTGCAAAACGGCATCCTGCTGATCGCCTGCCTGGTCATTATGGTCAACTTCGTCGTCGATATTCTCTACGGCTTGGCCAACCCACGCATTCGCCATCAGCGCTAA
- a CDS encoding sulfite reductase flavoprotein subunit alpha — MCSSDTWGITVFKKVLFQLHWFFGISAGLILALMGITGAMYSFEPEIIELLNPSAVIVNTREQQRLSPAELVLKAQTQSGKTVSGMFYQEQGTKPTRLFFTPPPGQRRGESRIVDPYTGEQLAPLRGEGFLGFVLQLHRFLAVGEVGKQLTAASTLALVFFCLSGLYLRWPRQAASWRAWLTLDWARKGRSFNWDLHAVAGTWCLLVYLLASITGLYWSYDWVRDGMIQLLGDASSGQQRKKGRGREPQGPAPVVDYDKVWASIRQTGGDQLQAWSLRLPPVAGQPAQVFYMLNNAEHPRAFNLMEMNAETGKVASDSRYSDKSTSAQLLASVYPLHTGEYFGLVGRIVVMVASLLMPLFAITGWMLYLDRRRKKRAARVAQRAVVKGAASGESWLVGFASQSGFAEQLAWQTAGQLQAAGIDANVQPLAKINGQTLSKTQNALFVISTFGDGDAPDSARGFENSVLASKLALGDLRYAVLALGDRQYQQFCGFAQRIHQWLSGQGANSLFAPVEVDAGDVHAINQWKQQLSAVTGADAVLTTEEPFATWRLHERECLNAGSAGLPTYMLRLQPPAGAQWQAGDILQVRPANDPTAKPREYSIASLPSDGVLELIVRQERHPDGSLGLCSGWLTEAMQPMLDLQARLRRNSAFHPPEDDRPIVLIGNGSGLAGLRSILKARIQQGHRRNWLVFGERNRAHDFYCEQELLEWQSNGFLMHLDPVFSRDQPSKLYVQDHLRAAEQQLREWLAQGAVIYVCGSLQGMATGVDAVLREVLGEEYVDGLQEAGRYRRDVY, encoded by the coding sequence ATGTGCAGTTCAGATACTTGGGGAATCACGGTGTTCAAGAAAGTGTTGTTTCAGTTGCATTGGTTCTTTGGGATCAGTGCCGGTTTGATTCTGGCGTTGATGGGCATAACCGGTGCTATGTACAGTTTCGAGCCTGAAATTATCGAACTGCTCAACCCTTCAGCAGTAATTGTAAATACGCGAGAACAGCAGCGTCTGTCGCCGGCTGAGCTGGTACTTAAAGCGCAGACCCAGAGCGGTAAAACGGTTTCAGGGATGTTCTATCAAGAGCAGGGCACCAAACCTACCCGACTGTTTTTCACGCCACCACCGGGTCAGCGCCGTGGTGAGTCGCGCATTGTCGATCCCTATACCGGCGAGCAACTGGCGCCGCTGCGTGGCGAAGGTTTTTTAGGTTTTGTACTGCAACTTCATCGCTTTCTCGCGGTTGGCGAAGTGGGTAAGCAGCTGACAGCTGCAAGCACATTAGCGCTGGTGTTCTTTTGTTTGTCTGGCTTGTACCTGCGCTGGCCACGTCAAGCGGCCAGTTGGCGCGCATGGTTGACTCTGGATTGGGCGCGCAAAGGGCGCAGCTTTAACTGGGACCTGCACGCTGTCGCCGGCACGTGGTGTTTGCTGGTGTACCTATTGGCATCTATCACCGGCTTGTATTGGTCCTACGATTGGGTTCGCGACGGCATGATTCAGTTGCTTGGCGATGCCAGCTCAGGGCAGCAACGTAAAAAGGGTCGTGGCCGCGAGCCACAAGGTCCGGCGCCAGTGGTGGACTACGACAAGGTCTGGGCCAGTATTCGCCAAACGGGCGGCGATCAGTTGCAAGCATGGAGCCTGCGTTTGCCGCCGGTTGCCGGACAGCCCGCTCAGGTGTTTTACATGCTCAATAATGCAGAGCATCCGCGAGCATTTAACCTGATGGAAATGAACGCTGAAACGGGCAAGGTCGCAAGTGATAGCCGTTACAGCGACAAAAGCACCAGTGCGCAGTTGTTGGCCAGCGTTTACCCGCTACACACCGGCGAATACTTCGGTTTGGTCGGGCGGATTGTGGTGATGGTTGCAAGTCTGTTGATGCCTCTCTTCGCTATCACTGGTTGGATGTTGTATCTCGACCGCCGCCGCAAAAAGCGTGCGGCTCGCGTGGCTCAGCGAGCGGTGGTTAAAGGTGCCGCGAGTGGCGAAAGTTGGTTGGTGGGTTTTGCCAGTCAAAGTGGCTTTGCCGAACAATTGGCGTGGCAAACAGCCGGGCAACTACAAGCAGCGGGCATTGATGCCAACGTCCAGCCTCTAGCTAAAATTAATGGGCAAACGTTGAGCAAAACGCAAAACGCGTTGTTTGTGATTAGCACTTTCGGTGACGGTGATGCGCCGGACTCGGCACGTGGTTTTGAGAACTCGGTGTTAGCCAGCAAACTGGCACTCGGCGATTTGCGTTATGCAGTTTTAGCCTTGGGCGATCGTCAATATCAGCAGTTTTGCGGTTTTGCCCAGCGGATCCACCAATGGCTCAGTGGCCAAGGCGCCAACAGTTTGTTTGCCCCTGTTGAGGTCGATGCCGGTGATGTACATGCAATCAATCAGTGGAAGCAACAACTCAGCGCCGTCACTGGGGCCGATGCAGTGCTGACAACTGAAGAACCTTTCGCTACCTGGCGTTTGCATGAGCGTGAGTGCTTGAATGCCGGTTCTGCTGGCTTGCCGACGTACATGTTGCGCTTGCAGCCACCTGCAGGTGCGCAGTGGCAGGCTGGCGATATTCTGCAAGTTCGACCCGCTAATGACCCAACGGCTAAGCCGCGCGAGTACTCAATTGCATCATTGCCGAGTGATGGTGTGCTTGAGCTGATAGTGCGCCAAGAGCGTCATCCAGATGGTTCGTTGGGTCTGTGTTCAGGCTGGCTGACCGAGGCGATGCAACCGATGCTTGATCTACAGGCACGCTTGCGGCGTAACAGTGCTTTTCACCCGCCAGAAGATGACCGGCCGATTGTTTTGATTGGTAATGGCAGTGGCTTGGCTGGTTTGCGCAGCATTCTCAAGGCGCGAATCCAGCAGGGACATCGACGTAATTGGTTGGTGTTTGGCGAGAGAAACCGCGCACATGATTTTTATTGTGAGCAAGAACTGCTGGAGTGGCAGAGTAACGGTTTCTTGATGCATCTTGATCCAGTGTTTTCGCGTGATCAGCCGAGCAAACTGTATGTTCAGGATCATCTGCGGGCCGCTGAACAGCAACTGCGCGAATGGCTTGCTCAGGGCGCTGTCATCTATGTTTGCGGTAGCTTGCAGGGGATGGCAACAGGTGTTGATGCGGTGTTGCGCGAGGTGCTTGGTGAGGAATATGTAGATGGTTTACAGGAAGCCGGACGTTACCGCCGCGACGTGTATTAA